GAGCTCGGCGACGCCGCCCCGAGCTACTCCTTCGCCTTCCCCAAGTACGCCACGCCTTTGGTCACTTCTTTGTTCTTTCGCATTACATCATGCACGTTCTTCGTTCGTCGGTAAAATTCCGAGCTCGATCATATGTGCAGTCTGATGGAGGACAAGAGGTACAGCTCCAAGAGAGCTCGGCAATCTATCGACATGCCGCCGACGCCGAGAACGGCGGAGCCGGCAGCGGAGACGCCGGCGCCGGAGGGGGCAAGCAGCAAACCGGAAGCGGAGCCGGAAGCGCCCAAGGGCGGCATGTTCTCGTGGATGCCCTGCTGCTCTTCATAAACGACGTCAACGGATCGCCGGCGGCCAAAACCGGCTAGGAGGGGTGATCATCTTGTCGGGACCATCACCGGCAACATTAGCTCGAATGGTCGAAAATGGCGGCCAGAGACAGGAAAAGGAAGTATGAAATTATGGATCGATTCGAAGgacaaaaaacacaatcaaaacCAGCTTTTAAATTTTTTCTTTGCCCCAGAGTGGTGTCTTGTAATAGATTGCTTCCCTTTTTGGTCACAAATGTCGCCCACAACGATGAATTTGAGATTTATGTGAACTATCCATTTAACATTTCAGATCTTCTGAATGTATATAACAAGAGAAAAAACAGGTTAAACTCATGTAAGGTACTATATCTACCTAACCAGATGCATGGCATTTCTCTATGCAAAAGATACCCACTGCACAATACAGAAACCGGCAAAAAAATGCTAGTATCAGATTCGTCACCCGTTCACGACACCGAGAAAATACAAGGTAGATTGCAGTGATTGATATGCTGCAAATAAAGGAGCAATTTATACAAGTTCAATGCCAACCCAAGCTCTCCACAGCAGTAAAAGTGTCATCTGCTTGGCCCTTTACAACACACAGAACAGGCTTCATGGACACATACCATTGAACTAGGGTGACTCGCTACTGGCTGCTGGAGACCGGAGCGCCATCTTCGCTCTGCACACCTTCAATGGCCAGAATTTTCTTAACAACTTGCTTGGGAATGTCAAGGTCATCCTGCATGCAGCGTAGCAAGGGGTGCGATAAGATGATGCATATCTGGCGGAACAGGACCCGGGCAAGCCCTTGGCCGCTCTCAAGAATGTAGCCCTCGTACTGGCTGACATGCTCAAGGGCATCAACCAGCGAGTCATACACGTTTTGTGGGCAGTTATCAGCAGTAGGCTTGTCGTGCAGATAGACTATGTCCATGGTGAAGTTCTTCGGCTTTACGGGCCACTGATGGTGTGGCTTGGTTGAGGACCGGCAGTAGATGAGTACCTGGAATAATCGGTTCTCTTGGAAATCAAAACCAAGTCGCAATCCACAAATAACAACAGCATGCACACACAAAGCAGTACTGTACTATATACGACACATCCTATTCGTATTGTTAACCTTCTGTGCACATCAACCTACTAGGCCATTCCAGTTTAGAATTGTACATGCATTTTATACATGTCGTGAGATGCAGTAAGCCTTCTGACAAAAAAAAGATCTGAATGATATCAAATCATTCTCCACCAAAAACAGTTTAGAATTGTACTGCtaaacttgtactccctccgtcccataaatgtaagatgttttttgacactagtgtcaaaaaacgtcttacattatgggatggagggagtacattttgtAAGTTTTGTCAACCCTCTGTTGACACGAACCTACTATGCCTTTTCAGTTTAGAATTGTACTGCATTTTATACATAACACAAACTACAGTGAGCCTTCTACAAAAGAAACTTCTGAATGCTATCAGAACATTCTCCACCCAAAATAGGCAGATGGTAGGCTAGGTGATGCAGAAATACAGTGCAAATGATCTCAAATAGTGCACAAAGCACTGGAGGCATTGTTATACAAAAGGAAGATTGGCGTGGCCATACAACAATCAACAGATGACCCTAGTACCTTTGATAAGAGGTACGAGTGGGTATCCTACCACTTTGTACACGCAGGGTCCCATAATGGTTGTCAACCTGTTAACTATTTCGTCTTGGGGATATCAGAACTACTTATTAAGCAGTTTATGATTGATGTTTTATGCTATGCTAGGACATTAGATGACAAGTGGTGAAGTGGAATTGTGGATGACCAACACCAGCCTGCCCGGGACTTACATGCCCTTGTGTCGAAACACATTATTACACAGCATTGTTTAGAAAAAAACATTGCCATTTATATGTCAATTACTGGCTTCCCACATGCTTAGAAACAATGCCATTTCTGCCTGGTGGTAGGCTAGTTACAATTACTAGCAAGACAGAAAATGTTACCAGAAATTAGAGCAACTTGCAGCAAGCTTACCACTCTAAGTAGTCGCCCTTGCGTTTCTGCCCTTTTCCCTTCCTCGTACGCTATCTTGAAGAGATGAGTGAGATCAGCCACTGCATATCTCGTGTCAGTAGCAGCCAGGGACCGGATAGTCTCAATTGAAGAAGCAGCATCACTGGTGAATTCTTTGCTTATCTTAAATTCAGAATAAAACAAGTCAATCCCCAGTTCACCATCACATTGCAGAAAGCAATATATGAGAGTAACCCACAAAGCTCAAATCAAAGTATCAAACTACAAACTTAACTTCAGAATAACTAAAGGCAATCCCTCAGTTCATTACCACATTGCTGAAACAACTTCTGGAATTCATTAACCCACAACACTAAAGGCAAACTAAAGAATATCAAGAAACTAGCATAGGTTAATCAATAGGGATAATTTTGTGGGGCCAATGTTCTGCAGTTGGGGAAATTTTTGGGCAACTACTCAGTTTTCATGTCCATTTCTTCATGTATCCGGATTCGGCATTCAAATGGGCAACATCATAAATCGTTAAGCAAACAGATCTGCAGTGAGTGGCAAAAAATCGCACACATGAACTGAAACGGTTAACCCTAGAAATCAGGGGGCGTGTACCGAAGCACTCCTCGTCTGGTTATCTACCCGAGAGAGTGAGGGGACAAGGAGGGCAGTAGAGTACTACCAAGGAGACGGTGTCGCGGAGGGAGGCGAAGGCGAAGCGGTGGTCGGGGCACATGGTGAGCTTGCTGTGGAGGAAGAGCATGAGGGCCTGCTTGACGGCGTCCATCCGCCGCACCGCCGGGCGCGCGGAGCGTGGGGGCGCCGCCGGATCCATGAGCGCGCCGGGGCCGGGGGAGCCggtggagccggaggaggcgggggACGCGGACGCGGACGCGGCGGCGACCTTCATCTCGGAGCGCGCCTCGGCGTCGACGTCGACGCAGAAGAGGATGTCCTCCAGCGGGAGGCGGCTCGGCGGCAGCGAGAActccggcgaggtcgccggcgccgccgcggaggaggaggaggacggcgggaCGCCGTGGCGCGGGGCGTGGTCCATGgggggtggatggatggatggtcgTCGGGATCGGGAGGGGGTGGCCTCCGAAATGCCGGACTCGAGGGCTGCTTTCACTATTTGCTCGCTCCTTGCGACTGAATAACCTGGTCTCATACGATTTTCCCCCCTCCCCCTGCAAGCTTTTGGGTAAAGCGGAATAGAATCGACTTGGCTTGTAAGTGGTATAGAAAACCCATACATTTTCTCTCAAATAGAAATTATGGGTATGTTTAGAGCGCCGCCAAATGAAAACATATGCGTGGACAAACCCGACCCGACATAATGGATCGTCATCATTCGTCGCACTCAAGATCACACGGTGTCTATGACATAATCGTTAGTTTTATGTCTTTGTTCACTCCTGTTTGGCGAGGCGATTGGTTATGAATGACACTTGCGGCCACCCTCGACGAATGTTATTTTTCTCAACAGCTCTGTGGCATCCATGTTGGGCTAGGTTGGCTGATGATAGCCATGTTCCTTGTAATGTGTGCAGGGTTATTTTTCCTGATTTTTTTTACAAATCCAGATAATTCTTACTACGTTCTCAATTAATGAAAACGGTAGGTCTCTCGCCTCATTTAAGAAAAATGCACAATATGCCTTTATTGGTTTTGAGTATTCTTCAATGCAAGACTTCTATATGAGAAAAATATCTTGATTCCGATTTTTATCAAAACATGTATAGAAGAAATAGAATGCACATTGCATAAGAATTTAATGTTCTTTTTCGCGAGTATAGTTTTCGAAGGAATACTAATTTCATCCCCAACCCTTTACCCTTTGTCCTACCGTTTAAGTTTATATCCACATTTAACCCTTGAGTTGCCACTATGTATCAAAGGTTGCACAATCTAAGTTCTCATCTAGTTACCAGATATTGCACATTATTCTGCAATTTAACCACTTTAAAAAATTTAGTGAGTGGCTTACATGCCAGAACCATGAGGAAAATAAAGGTTATGGTTTTGCGGTATATTGTAGAATATAATATCTTTAAATTTTCAAGAAAATTCACTCATTTTATTGTTAGAATCAGTGAGATAAAATCCTCTCAATATTAATAGAAATTTCATACAATTATTTCTAAAATTTGTGATATGCTGTTGTGACATCTCAAActtaataggaatgatagactactcatataaaCAAGGTGCACATTTTTTCGGGAGCCCATCAAAAAGGAATCTCAAAGTTAAGTGTGCTTGACTTGGAGAAATTCGCGAATAGGTGACCGAGTGGCAAGTTGGTCCCGGGTGCGcacaagtgaggacaaagtgcgggGCCAGTCTAGATCGCTAGCACAATAGCCCGGAACTGATGGATTTGGTCAGGGCGTTACAATTGGTATCAACGCCGGCCCTCATGGTTAAACGGGCGTGTGCGGGCCAATGATGCATACATGGGGCATGTGTGGATGGTGGCACTAACACTCACAAACCTGTGCCAAGAGAGAACGTTCTAGCTAGGCCGACGGGGACGTCGACTGCTTTGAGGGGCGTGTATGTGACATCCCGAATGATAGACTACTCTTACAAACAAGGTGCACCTTCACAATtcgaggatgggtgaccgaccggaaaGTTGATCTTGGGTGCGCAGGAGTGAGGATACAGTGCACAGGAAAGACTAGTGTTGGTGTGTGGGACTAGTCTAGATCGTTACAGGCAACCACATGTGGCATCTCAGTTCTGTGCCACATGAACATGTCATGTGAGGCCACCCTATCAAATCCGGAGAAGTTTTATATATCTTATAAATTGTGTAATCATGCACAATCTGTGAACAAAAAGGCAATCAGTCTTAATAGGTACTCCCTccttaaagaaatataagagcgtttaggtcacaaCTTTAGTGATCTAAgcactcttatatttgtttacaaagGGAGTATTGTTTGACACCTTCCGATGTTTCATggatgaaaaaaaaagaaattacTAAGTAAGTGTAAGAAAACAATAGTGCCCCAGGCATGTAGTTTGGGTGTAAAAGAGGAGTGAGGCCGGGGGACCCTCTTTCTCCTCTGTTATTTGTCTTAGCTGCAGACTTTCTCCAGACAATCTTGAATAATGCAATGCAGAAAGATGTTTTGGAAGCCCCAATCACCTGTATTGCATGGCCTGACTTCCTCGTTCTGCAATATGCTGACGATACCACATCATCATGCAGGCATGCTCAACACAACTCTATCAGCTAAAGGGACTCATGGTTCTCTTTTCTAAAGCATCAGGACCGAAAGTCAAATACCAAAAATCCAACATGCTTCCTATTAATATTCCTAAAAATGGCATTCATGCTTTGTCCCACATTTTGGAATGCAAGGTTGGGGCCTTCCCTTTTACTTAGTTGGGAGTGCCCCTCAGCTATAACAAACCAAAGATGAATTTTTTTCATGTATGTTATTGAGAGAATTCAAGAAAAGACTAAATTGCTCACAACACCTGAGTTATGATGGCAGACTACTAATTGTTAATGTTGTGCTTTCCTCTTAGCCCACATTTCTCATGAGTTTCCTGCTTCTGTACAAAGGTATTATTTAACAAATTGACAAGTATAGGAGGCACCGCTTTTGGAGAGGCAAAGATTTGGAGAAGAAAAATCCACCACTTGCTACCTGGGAGTTAGTTTGCAAACCAAAGGATCAAGATCGATTAGGGGTGCTTAATTTGCACACTCAGAACATAAACCTCTTTCTTAAGATGGTGCGCAAATTCCTCAATCATTTGGATCTCATATGGGTTCATCTAATTTGGGAATCATACTTACCCCAAGGCATTACTGGTCTACCCCAGCCCACGGTTCCTTTTGGTGCATGTCAGTGTATAAGGAGAAGGCAGTCTGCTTGCCTGAAAATGGCCAAACAACGGATTTTTTTGGACTAATCACTGCGATGGTATTCCCAAATTGCAGTTATcattactagggaaaagcctagcagcagcgcgggttttcggccttttagtagcgcgggggccggcgctactaataaggcgctacagctaacgtatagcagtagcgctggtccacccgcgctactgctacacaagtgttgcagcagcgcgcttaaaggaacctcgctgctgctaatagctatagcacgcttcccctgtgcgcgctactgctaacttttctc
The sequence above is drawn from the Triticum aestivum cultivar Chinese Spring chromosome 7A, IWGSC CS RefSeq v2.1, whole genome shotgun sequence genome and encodes:
- the LOC123151001 gene encoding uncharacterized protein — encoded protein: MDHAPRHGVPPSSSSSAAAPATSPEFSLPPSRLPLEDILFCVDVDAEARSEMKVAAASASASPASSGSTGSPGPGALMDPAAPPRSARPAVRRMDAVKQALMLFLHSKLTMCPDHRFAFASLRDTVSLISKEFTSDAASSIETIRSLAATDTRYAVADLTHLFKIAYEEGKRAETQGRLLRVVLIYCRSSTKPHHQWPVKPKNFTMDIVYLHDKPTADNCPQNVYDSLVDALEHVSQYEGYILESGQGLARVLFRQICIILSHPLLRCMQDDLDIPKQVVKKILAIEGVQSEDGAPVSSSQ